A stretch of Homo sapiens chromosome 12, GRCh38.p14 Primary Assembly DNA encodes these proteins:
- the DDX11 gene encoding ATP-dependent DNA helicase DDX11 isoform X8 yields the protein MPLDGVRDSGMASRGPAAKDGENMVSASQKKGEIWSMANETQKVGAIHFPFPFTPYSIQEDFMAELYRVLEAGKIGIFESPTGTGKSLSLICGALSWLRDFEQKKREEEARLLETGTGPLHDEKDESLCLSSSCEGAAGTPRPAGEPAWVTQFVQKKEERDLVDRLKAEQARRKQREERLQQLQHRVQLKYAAKRLRQEEEERENLLRLSREMLETGPEAERLEQLESGEEELVLAEYESDEEKKVASRVDEDEDDLEEEHITKIYYCSRTHSQLAQFVHEVKKSPFGKDVRLVSLGSRQNLCVNEDVKSLGSVQLINDRCVDMQRSRHEKKKGAEEEKPKRRRQEKQAACPFYNHEQMGLLRDEALAEVKDMEQLLALGKEARACPYYGSRLAIPAAQLVVLPYQMLLHAATRQAAGIRLQDQVVIIDEAHNLIDTITGMHSVEVSGSQLCQAHSQLLQYVERYGKRLKAKNLMYLKQILYLLEKFVAVLGGNIKQNPNTQSLSQTGTELKTINDFLFQSQIDNINLFKVQRYCEKSMISRKLFGFTERYGAVFSSREQPKLAGFQQFLQSLQPRTTEALAAPADESQASTLRPASPLMHIQGFLAALTTANQDGRVILSRQGSLSQSTLKFLLLNPAVHFAQVVKECRAVVIAGGTMQPVSDFRQQLLACAGVEAERVVEFSCGHVIPPDNILPLVICSGISNQPLEFTFQKRELPQMMDEVGRILCNLCGVVPGGVVCFFPSYEYLRQVHAHWEKGGLLGRLAARKKIFQEPKSAHQVEQVLLAYSRCIQACGQERGQVTGALLLSVVGGKMSEGINFSDNLGRCVVMVGMPFPNIRSAELQEKMAYLDQTLSPRPGTPREGSGGEPVHEGRQPVHRQGHQAPEGFCQRSAPGPAICPAPCPGQAAGLDPSPCGGQSYLWPRHCCCAEGQSYLFLSESLPTPRSHFSLPSVCPVSPGEVGLFLMGNHTTAWRRALPLSCPLETVFVVGVVCGDPVTKVKPRRRVWSPECCQDPGTGVSSRRRKWGNPE from the exons ATGCCGCTAGATGGAGTGCGTGATTCTGGTATGGCCTCACGTGGACCTGCTGCGAAGGATGGAGAGAACATGGTCTCTGCTTCccagaaaaaaggagaaatttg gTCCATGGCTAATGAAACACAGAAGGTTGGTGCCatccattttccttttcccttcacaCCCTATTCCATCCAGGAAGACTTCATGGCAGAGCTGTACCGGGTTTTGGAGGCTGGCAAGATTGGGATATTTGAGAGTCCAACTGGCACT GGGAAGTCCTTAAGTCTTATTTGTGGGGCCCTCTCTTGGCTCCGTGACTTTGAACAGAAGAAGCGTGAAGAAGAGGCACGACTCCTTGAAACTGGAACTGGCCCCTTACATGATGAGAAAGATGAAtccctgtgtctgtcttcttCCTGCGAAGGGGCTGCAGGCACCCCGAGGCCTGCTGGAGAACCGGCCTGGGTTACTCAGTTTgtgcagaagaaagaagagagggacctggtggaccGACTAAAG GCGGAGCAGGCCAGGAGGAAGCAGCGAGAAGAACgcctgcagcagctgcagcacAGGGTGCAGCTCAAGTATGCAGCCAAGCGCCTG aggcaggaagaagaagaaagagagaatctCCTCCGCCTCAGCAGGGAGATGCTAGAGACAGGCCCGGAGGCTGAGCGGCTGGAGCAGCTGGAGtctggggaggaggagctggTCCTCGCCGAATACGAGAGTGATGAGGAGAAAAAGGTGGCGAGCAG agtggatgaggatgaggatgaccTGGAGGAAGAACACATAACTAAG ATTTATTACTGTAGTCGGACACACTCCCAGCTGGCCCAGTTTGTGCATGAGGTGAAGAAGAGCCCCTTTGGCAAGGATGTTCGGCTGGTCTCCCTTGGCTCCCGGCAG AACCTTTGTGTAAATGAAGACGTGAAAAGCCTAGGTTCTGTGCAGCTTATCAACGACCGCTGTGTGGACATGCAGAGAAGCAGGCACG agaagaagaaaggagctgaggaggagaagccaaagaggaggaggcaggagaagcaggcaGCCTGCCCCTTCTACAACCACGAGCAGATGGGCCTTCTCCGGGATGAGGCCCTGGCAGAGGTGAAGGACATGGAGCAGCTGCTGGCCCTTGGGAAGGAGGCCCGGGCCTGTCCCTATTACGGGAGCCGCCTTGCCATCCCTGCAGCCCAG CTGGTGGTGCTGCCCTATCAGATGCTGCTGCATGCGGCCACTCGGCAGGCCGCGGGCATCCGGCTGCAGGACCAGGTGGTGATCATCGACGAGGCGCACAACCTGATCGACACCATCACGGGCATGCACAGCGTGGAGGTCAGCGGCTCCCAG CTCTGCCAGGCCCATTCCCAGCTGCTGCAGTACGTGGAGCGATACGG GAAGCGTTTGAAGGCCAAGAACCTGATGTACCTGAAGCAGATCCTGTATTTGCTGGAGAAATTCGTGGCTGTGCTAGGGG GGAACATTAAGCAAAATCCCAATACACAGAGTCTGTCACAGACAG GGACGGAGCTGAAGACCATCAACGACTTTCTCTTCCAGAGCCAGATCGACAACATCAACCTGTTCAAG GTGCAGCGATACTGTGAGAAGAGCATGATCAGCAGAAAG CTCTTTGGATTCACTGAACGGTACGGAGCAGTGTTCTCATCCCGGGAGCAGCCCAAACTGGCTGGGTTTCAGCAATTCCTGCAGAGCCTGCAGCCCAGGACGActgaag CTCTTGCAGCCCCTGCAGACGAGAGTCAGGCCAGCACCCTGCGACCAGCTTCTCCACTGATGCACATCCAAGGCTTCCTGGCAGCTCTCACTACGGCCAACCAGGACGGCAGGGTCATCCTGAGCCGCCAAG GCAGCCTCAGTCAGAGCACCCTGAAGTTTTTGCTCCTGAATCCAGCTGTGCACTTTGCCCAAGTGGTGAAGGAATGCCGGGCAGTGGTCATTGCGGGGGGTACCATGCAGCCG GTGTCTGACTTCCggcagcagctgctggcctgtGCCGGGGTGGAAGCTGAGCGCGTGGTGGAGTTTTCCTGTG GTCACGTGATCCCTCCAGACAACATCCTGCCCCTCGTCATCTGCAGCGGGATCTCCAACCAGCCGCTGGAATTCACGTTCCAGAAAAGAGAGCTGCCTCAGATG aTGGACGAGGTGGGTCGCATTCTCTGTAACCTGTGCGGTGTGGTTCCTGGAGGGGTGGTCTGTTTCTTCCCCTCCTACGAGTACCTGCGCCAGGTCCATGCCCACTGGGAGAAGGGTGGCCTGCTGGGCCGTCTGGCTGCCAGGAAGAAG ATATTCCAGGAACCTAAGAGCGCACACCAGGTGGAGCAGGTGCTGCTGGCATATTCCAGGTGCATCCAG GCCTGTGGCCAGGAGAGAGGCCAGGTGACAGGGGCCCTGCTCCTCTCTGTGGTTGGAGGAAAGATGAGTGAAGGGATCAACTTCTCTGACAACCTAGGCCG GTGTGTGGTGATGGTGGGCATGCCCTTCCCCAACATCAGGTCTGCAGAGCTGCAGGAGAAGATGGCCTACTTGGATCAAACCCTC AGCCCCCGGCCAGGCACCCCCAGGGAAGGCTCTGGTGGAGAACCTGTGCATGAAGGCCGTCAACCAGTCCATAG GCAGGGCCATCAGGCACCAGAAGGATTTTGCCAGCGTAGTGCTCCTGGACCAGCGATATGCCCGGCCCCCTGTCCTGGCCAAGCTGCCGGCCTGGATCCGAGCCCGTGTGGAGGTCAAAGCTACCTTTGGCCCCGCCATTGCTGCTGTGCAGAAGGTCAGTCCtacctttttctttctgagagcCTCCCCACCCCGAGATCACATTTCTCACTGCCTTCTGTCTGCCCAGTTTCACCGGGAGAAGTCGGCCTCTTCCTGATGGGCAACCACACCACTGCCTGGCGCCGTGCCCTTCCTTTGTCCTGCCCGCTGGAGACAGTGTTTGTCGTGGGCGTGGTCTGCGGGGATCCTGTTACAAAGGTGAAACCCAGGAGGAGAGTGTGGAGTCCAGAGTGCTGCCAGGACCCAGGCACAGGCGTTAGCTCCCGTAGGAGAAAATGGGGGAATCCTGAATGA
- the DDX11 gene encoding ATP-dependent DNA helicase DDX11 isoform X1 yields the protein MPLDGVRDSGMASRGPAAKDGENMVSASQKKGEIWSMANETQKVGAIHFPFPFTPYSIQEDFMAELYRVLEAGKIGIFESPTGTGKSLSLICGALSWLRDFEQKKREEEARLLETGTGPLHDEKDESLCLSSSCEGAAGTPRPAGEPAWVTQFVQKKEERDLVDRLKAEQARRKQREERLQQLQHRVQLKYAAKRLRQEEEERENLLRLSREMLETGPEAERLEQLESGEEELVLAEYESDEEKKVASRVDEDEDDLEEEHITKIYYCSRTHSQLAQFVHEVKKSPFGKDVRLVSLGSRQNLCVNEDVKSLGSVQLINDRCVDMQRSRHEKKKGAEEEKPKRRRQEKQAACPFYNHEQMGLLRDEALAEVKDMEQLLALGKEARACPYYGSRLAIPAAQLVVLPYQMLLHAATRQAAGIRLQDQVVIIDEAHNLIDTITGMHSVEVSGSQLCQAHSQLLQYVERYGKRLKAKNLMYLKQILYLLEKFVAVLGGNIKQNPNTQSLSQTGTELKTINDFLFQSQIDNINLFKVQRYCEKSMISRKLFGFTERYGAVFSSREQPKLAGFQQFLQSLQPRTTEALAAPADESQASTLRPASPLMHIQGFLAALTTANQDGRVILSRQGSLSQSTLKFLLLNPAVHFAQVVKECRAVVIAGGTMQPAAGAVETPLLLHSVAPGSHVSQRKLFCGFKLKEKNHDSTFKRCLTSGSSCWPVPGWKLSAWWSFPVCLAAHLHLQFSAPPWLLPGHVIPPDNILPLVICSGISNQPLEFTFQKRELPQMMDEVGRILCNLCGVVPGGVVCFFPSYEYLRQVHAHWEKGGLLGRLAARKKIFQEPKSAHQVEQVLLAYSRCIQACGQERGQVTGALLLSVVGGKMSEGINFSDNLGRCVVMVGMPFPNIRSAELQEKMAYLDQTLSPRPGTPREGSGGEPVHEGRQPVHRQGHQAPEGFCQRSAPGPAICPAPCPGQAAGLDPSPCGGQSYLWPRHCCCAEGQSYLFLSESLPTPRSHFSLPSVCPVSPGEVGLFLMGNHTTAWRRALPLSCPLETVFVVGVVCGDPVTKVKPRRRVWSPECCQDPGTGVSSRRRKWGNPE from the exons ATGCCGCTAGATGGAGTGCGTGATTCTGGTATGGCCTCACGTGGACCTGCTGCGAAGGATGGAGAGAACATGGTCTCTGCTTCccagaaaaaaggagaaatttg gTCCATGGCTAATGAAACACAGAAGGTTGGTGCCatccattttccttttcccttcacaCCCTATTCCATCCAGGAAGACTTCATGGCAGAGCTGTACCGGGTTTTGGAGGCTGGCAAGATTGGGATATTTGAGAGTCCAACTGGCACT GGGAAGTCCTTAAGTCTTATTTGTGGGGCCCTCTCTTGGCTCCGTGACTTTGAACAGAAGAAGCGTGAAGAAGAGGCACGACTCCTTGAAACTGGAACTGGCCCCTTACATGATGAGAAAGATGAAtccctgtgtctgtcttcttCCTGCGAAGGGGCTGCAGGCACCCCGAGGCCTGCTGGAGAACCGGCCTGGGTTACTCAGTTTgtgcagaagaaagaagagagggacctggtggaccGACTAAAG GCGGAGCAGGCCAGGAGGAAGCAGCGAGAAGAACgcctgcagcagctgcagcacAGGGTGCAGCTCAAGTATGCAGCCAAGCGCCTG aggcaggaagaagaagaaagagagaatctCCTCCGCCTCAGCAGGGAGATGCTAGAGACAGGCCCGGAGGCTGAGCGGCTGGAGCAGCTGGAGtctggggaggaggagctggTCCTCGCCGAATACGAGAGTGATGAGGAGAAAAAGGTGGCGAGCAG agtggatgaggatgaggatgaccTGGAGGAAGAACACATAACTAAG ATTTATTACTGTAGTCGGACACACTCCCAGCTGGCCCAGTTTGTGCATGAGGTGAAGAAGAGCCCCTTTGGCAAGGATGTTCGGCTGGTCTCCCTTGGCTCCCGGCAG AACCTTTGTGTAAATGAAGACGTGAAAAGCCTAGGTTCTGTGCAGCTTATCAACGACCGCTGTGTGGACATGCAGAGAAGCAGGCACG agaagaagaaaggagctgaggaggagaagccaaagaggaggaggcaggagaagcaggcaGCCTGCCCCTTCTACAACCACGAGCAGATGGGCCTTCTCCGGGATGAGGCCCTGGCAGAGGTGAAGGACATGGAGCAGCTGCTGGCCCTTGGGAAGGAGGCCCGGGCCTGTCCCTATTACGGGAGCCGCCTTGCCATCCCTGCAGCCCAG CTGGTGGTGCTGCCCTATCAGATGCTGCTGCATGCGGCCACTCGGCAGGCCGCGGGCATCCGGCTGCAGGACCAGGTGGTGATCATCGACGAGGCGCACAACCTGATCGACACCATCACGGGCATGCACAGCGTGGAGGTCAGCGGCTCCCAG CTCTGCCAGGCCCATTCCCAGCTGCTGCAGTACGTGGAGCGATACGG GAAGCGTTTGAAGGCCAAGAACCTGATGTACCTGAAGCAGATCCTGTATTTGCTGGAGAAATTCGTGGCTGTGCTAGGGG GGAACATTAAGCAAAATCCCAATACACAGAGTCTGTCACAGACAG GGACGGAGCTGAAGACCATCAACGACTTTCTCTTCCAGAGCCAGATCGACAACATCAACCTGTTCAAG GTGCAGCGATACTGTGAGAAGAGCATGATCAGCAGAAAG CTCTTTGGATTCACTGAACGGTACGGAGCAGTGTTCTCATCCCGGGAGCAGCCCAAACTGGCTGGGTTTCAGCAATTCCTGCAGAGCCTGCAGCCCAGGACGActgaag CTCTTGCAGCCCCTGCAGACGAGAGTCAGGCCAGCACCCTGCGACCAGCTTCTCCACTGATGCACATCCAAGGCTTCCTGGCAGCTCTCACTACGGCCAACCAGGACGGCAGGGTCATCCTGAGCCGCCAAG GCAGCCTCAGTCAGAGCACCCTGAAGTTTTTGCTCCTGAATCCAGCTGTGCACTTTGCCCAAGTGGTGAAGGAATGCCGGGCAGTGGTCATTGCGGGGGGTACCATGCAGCCG GCTGCAGGAGCAGTGGAGACTCCTCTGCTGCTCCATTCTGTAGCCCCAGGATCACATGTCTCCCAGAGAAAGCTGTTCTGTGGTTTCaaactcaaggaaaaaaatcatgattcCACTTTTAAAAG GTGTCTGACTTCCggcagcagctgctggcctgtGCCGGGGTGGAAGCTGAGCGCGTGGTGGAGTTTTCCTGTG TGTCTTGCAGCACACCTGCATCTCCAGTTTTCGGCCCCTCCCTGGCTCTTACCAGGTCACGTGATCCCTCCAGACAACATCCTGCCCCTCGTCATCTGCAGCGGGATCTCCAACCAGCCGCTGGAATTCACGTTCCAGAAAAGAGAGCTGCCTCAGATG aTGGACGAGGTGGGTCGCATTCTCTGTAACCTGTGCGGTGTGGTTCCTGGAGGGGTGGTCTGTTTCTTCCCCTCCTACGAGTACCTGCGCCAGGTCCATGCCCACTGGGAGAAGGGTGGCCTGCTGGGCCGTCTGGCTGCCAGGAAGAAG ATATTCCAGGAACCTAAGAGCGCACACCAGGTGGAGCAGGTGCTGCTGGCATATTCCAGGTGCATCCAG GCCTGTGGCCAGGAGAGAGGCCAGGTGACAGGGGCCCTGCTCCTCTCTGTGGTTGGAGGAAAGATGAGTGAAGGGATCAACTTCTCTGACAACCTAGGCCG GTGTGTGGTGATGGTGGGCATGCCCTTCCCCAACATCAGGTCTGCAGAGCTGCAGGAGAAGATGGCCTACTTGGATCAAACCCTC AGCCCCCGGCCAGGCACCCCCAGGGAAGGCTCTGGTGGAGAACCTGTGCATGAAGGCCGTCAACCAGTCCATAG GCAGGGCCATCAGGCACCAGAAGGATTTTGCCAGCGTAGTGCTCCTGGACCAGCGATATGCCCGGCCCCCTGTCCTGGCCAAGCTGCCGGCCTGGATCCGAGCCCGTGTGGAGGTCAAAGCTACCTTTGGCCCCGCCATTGCTGCTGTGCAGAAGGTCAGTCCtacctttttctttctgagagcCTCCCCACCCCGAGATCACATTTCTCACTGCCTTCTGTCTGCCCAGTTTCACCGGGAGAAGTCGGCCTCTTCCTGATGGGCAACCACACCACTGCCTGGCGCCGTGCCCTTCCTTTGTCCTGCCCGCTGGAGACAGTGTTTGTCGTGGGCGTGGTCTGCGGGGATCCTGTTACAAAGGTGAAACCCAGGAGGAGAGTGTGGAGTCCAGAGTGCTGCCAGGACCCAGGCACAGGCGTTAGCTCCCGTAGGAGAAAATGGGGGAATCCTGAATGA
- the DDX11 gene encoding ATP-dependent DNA helicase DDX11 isoform X14 — protein MPLDGVRDSGMASRGPAAKDGENMVSASQKKGEIWSMANETQKVGAIHFPFPFTPYSIQEDFMAELYRVLEAGKIGIFESPTGTGKSLSLICGALSWLRDFEQKKREEEARLLETGTGPLHDEKDESLCLSSSCEGAAGTPRPAGEPAWVTQFVQKKEERDLVDRLKAEQARRKQREERLQQLQHRVQLKYAAKRLRQEEEERENLLRLSREMLETGPEAERLEQLESGEEELVLAEYESDEEKKVASRVDEDEDDLEEEHITKIYYCSRTHSQLAQFVHEVKKSPFGKDVRLVSLGSRQNLCVNEDVKSLGSVQLINDRCVDMQRSRHEKKKGAEEEKPKRRRQEKQAACPFYNHEQMGLLRDEALAEVKDMEQLLALGKEARACPYYGSRLAIPAAQLVVLPYQMLLHAATRQAAGIRLQDQVVIIDEAHNLIDTITGMHSVEVSGSQLCQAHSQLLQYVERYGKRLKAKNLMYLKQILYLLEKFVAVLGGNIKQNPNTQSLSQTGTELKTINDFLFQSQIDNINLFKVQRYCEKSMISRKLFGFTERYGAVFSSREQPKLAGFQQFLQSLQPRTTEALAAPADESQASTLRPASPLMHIQGFLAALTTANQDGRVILSRQGSLSQSTLKFLLLNPAVHFAQVVKECRAVVIAGGTMQPVSDFRQQLLACAGVEAERVVEFSCGHVIPPDNILPLVICSGISNQPLEFTFQKRELPQMMDEVGRILCNLCGVVPGGVVCFFPSYEYLRQVHAHWEKGGLLGRLAARKKIFQEPKSAHQVEQVLLAYSRCIQACGQERGQVTGALLLSVVGGKMSEGINFSDNLGRCVVMVGMPFPNIRSAELQEKMAYLDQTLPRAPGQAPPGKALVENLCMKAVNQSIGRAIRHQKDFASVVLLDQRYARPPVLAKLPAWIRARVEVKATFGPAIAAVQKVSPTFFFLRASPPRDHISHCLLSAQFHREKSASS, from the exons ATGCCGCTAGATGGAGTGCGTGATTCTGGTATGGCCTCACGTGGACCTGCTGCGAAGGATGGAGAGAACATGGTCTCTGCTTCccagaaaaaaggagaaatttg gTCCATGGCTAATGAAACACAGAAGGTTGGTGCCatccattttccttttcccttcacaCCCTATTCCATCCAGGAAGACTTCATGGCAGAGCTGTACCGGGTTTTGGAGGCTGGCAAGATTGGGATATTTGAGAGTCCAACTGGCACT GGGAAGTCCTTAAGTCTTATTTGTGGGGCCCTCTCTTGGCTCCGTGACTTTGAACAGAAGAAGCGTGAAGAAGAGGCACGACTCCTTGAAACTGGAACTGGCCCCTTACATGATGAGAAAGATGAAtccctgtgtctgtcttcttCCTGCGAAGGGGCTGCAGGCACCCCGAGGCCTGCTGGAGAACCGGCCTGGGTTACTCAGTTTgtgcagaagaaagaagagagggacctggtggaccGACTAAAG GCGGAGCAGGCCAGGAGGAAGCAGCGAGAAGAACgcctgcagcagctgcagcacAGGGTGCAGCTCAAGTATGCAGCCAAGCGCCTG aggcaggaagaagaagaaagagagaatctCCTCCGCCTCAGCAGGGAGATGCTAGAGACAGGCCCGGAGGCTGAGCGGCTGGAGCAGCTGGAGtctggggaggaggagctggTCCTCGCCGAATACGAGAGTGATGAGGAGAAAAAGGTGGCGAGCAG agtggatgaggatgaggatgaccTGGAGGAAGAACACATAACTAAG ATTTATTACTGTAGTCGGACACACTCCCAGCTGGCCCAGTTTGTGCATGAGGTGAAGAAGAGCCCCTTTGGCAAGGATGTTCGGCTGGTCTCCCTTGGCTCCCGGCAG AACCTTTGTGTAAATGAAGACGTGAAAAGCCTAGGTTCTGTGCAGCTTATCAACGACCGCTGTGTGGACATGCAGAGAAGCAGGCACG agaagaagaaaggagctgaggaggagaagccaaagaggaggaggcaggagaagcaggcaGCCTGCCCCTTCTACAACCACGAGCAGATGGGCCTTCTCCGGGATGAGGCCCTGGCAGAGGTGAAGGACATGGAGCAGCTGCTGGCCCTTGGGAAGGAGGCCCGGGCCTGTCCCTATTACGGGAGCCGCCTTGCCATCCCTGCAGCCCAG CTGGTGGTGCTGCCCTATCAGATGCTGCTGCATGCGGCCACTCGGCAGGCCGCGGGCATCCGGCTGCAGGACCAGGTGGTGATCATCGACGAGGCGCACAACCTGATCGACACCATCACGGGCATGCACAGCGTGGAGGTCAGCGGCTCCCAG CTCTGCCAGGCCCATTCCCAGCTGCTGCAGTACGTGGAGCGATACGG GAAGCGTTTGAAGGCCAAGAACCTGATGTACCTGAAGCAGATCCTGTATTTGCTGGAGAAATTCGTGGCTGTGCTAGGGG GGAACATTAAGCAAAATCCCAATACACAGAGTCTGTCACAGACAG GGACGGAGCTGAAGACCATCAACGACTTTCTCTTCCAGAGCCAGATCGACAACATCAACCTGTTCAAG GTGCAGCGATACTGTGAGAAGAGCATGATCAGCAGAAAG CTCTTTGGATTCACTGAACGGTACGGAGCAGTGTTCTCATCCCGGGAGCAGCCCAAACTGGCTGGGTTTCAGCAATTCCTGCAGAGCCTGCAGCCCAGGACGActgaag CTCTTGCAGCCCCTGCAGACGAGAGTCAGGCCAGCACCCTGCGACCAGCTTCTCCACTGATGCACATCCAAGGCTTCCTGGCAGCTCTCACTACGGCCAACCAGGACGGCAGGGTCATCCTGAGCCGCCAAG GCAGCCTCAGTCAGAGCACCCTGAAGTTTTTGCTCCTGAATCCAGCTGTGCACTTTGCCCAAGTGGTGAAGGAATGCCGGGCAGTGGTCATTGCGGGGGGTACCATGCAGCCG GTGTCTGACTTCCggcagcagctgctggcctgtGCCGGGGTGGAAGCTGAGCGCGTGGTGGAGTTTTCCTGTG GTCACGTGATCCCTCCAGACAACATCCTGCCCCTCGTCATCTGCAGCGGGATCTCCAACCAGCCGCTGGAATTCACGTTCCAGAAAAGAGAGCTGCCTCAGATG aTGGACGAGGTGGGTCGCATTCTCTGTAACCTGTGCGGTGTGGTTCCTGGAGGGGTGGTCTGTTTCTTCCCCTCCTACGAGTACCTGCGCCAGGTCCATGCCCACTGGGAGAAGGGTGGCCTGCTGGGCCGTCTGGCTGCCAGGAAGAAG ATATTCCAGGAACCTAAGAGCGCACACCAGGTGGAGCAGGTGCTGCTGGCATATTCCAGGTGCATCCAG GCCTGTGGCCAGGAGAGAGGCCAGGTGACAGGGGCCCTGCTCCTCTCTGTGGTTGGAGGAAAGATGAGTGAAGGGATCAACTTCTCTGACAACCTAGGCCG GTGTGTGGTGATGGTGGGCATGCCCTTCCCCAACATCAGGTCTGCAGAGCTGCAGGAGAAGATGGCCTACTTGGATCAAACCCTC CCCAGAGCCCCCGGCCAGGCACCCCCAGGGAAGGCTCTGGTGGAGAACCTGTGCATGAAGGCCGTCAACCAGTCCATAG GCAGGGCCATCAGGCACCAGAAGGATTTTGCCAGCGTAGTGCTCCTGGACCAGCGATATGCCCGGCCCCCTGTCCTGGCCAAGCTGCCGGCCTGGATCCGAGCCCGTGTGGAGGTCAAAGCTACCTTTGGCCCCGCCATTGCTGCTGTGCAGAAGGTCAGTCCtacctttttctttctgagagcCTCCCCACCCCGAGATCACATTTCTCACTGCCTTCTGTCTGCCCAGTTTCACCGGGAGAAGTCGGCCTCTTCCTGA